From a single Mycolicibacterium mengxianglii genomic region:
- the otsB gene encoding trehalose-phosphatase, producing the protein MAILDFDDDIATSDTEAINLSRRLSQVGIRARVRSRDHAGTDGDLERPTAARNYERAVLITDSPADAAAGRAGGFALVIGLGNPDDREEFLRRGADVVVNDLAEVVVHDGDHPMTALPDAVESEGQLRALITSREPLICLDFDGTLSAIVADPGQAHLVPGAAEALEELAGLCPVAILSGRDLSDIRTRVALPGLWYAGSHGMELLGPDGTTLCPAGVGDSELAQAAATMTERLAAVPGARIEPKRYAVTVHYRNVAPQYWAEVIRTARDCARQHGLRTLDGRKVIELQPDFDWNKGTALSWIRDHVVPGERGLPIYIGDDLTDEDAFDAIRLSGVPVVVQHNEAGGRPTAAQYSVRDPAEVCEFLRLCRKWLAHERDTKAAWSFSFDGYDPPNEKLREALSTVGNGYFATRGAAPETRAGQLHYPGTYVAGIYNRLVDVVAGRQTQHESLVNLPNWLPLTFRIQGGDWFDVDAVPVLRYRQTLDLRSAVLTREMRFRDTAGRTTTLTQQRFASMHQPHVAALTTTIVAEDWSGTVEVRSTLDGRTRNLGVERYRDLSSTHLCSVRTMALSDDSVLMTAETNQSHVQVAVACRTRMWLDGSVTSVQSQLVDDEFETGHEIAMEVAVGQSLSVEKVATIVTGRDVATSDAGDAAARRLTRLGRICDIRRAHDITWSQLWERLDITFDGHIDELRILRLHMLHLLQTVSPNTDDLDVGVPARGLHGEAYRGHIFWDEVFIFPVLNLRFPAISRALLRYRYRRLEEARRAAALTGYRGAMFPWQSGSDGREESPEVHLNPRSGRWNPDSSRLAHHIGTAVAYNVWQYYQTSGDLAYLIDQGAELLIEIARFWVSRTTHDPTDDRYRIDGVIGPDEFHSGYPDAPTDGVDNNAYTNVMAAWVIVRALDALETMPLPRRLDLLGRLSLSDSELAHWDEVSRHLYVPFHDGMISQFDGYENLEELDWESYRARYPNIQRLDRILEAEGDDVNRYKVSKQADVLMLLYLLSSDELRELLARLGYRLAPERIPEMVTYYLARTSNGSTLSALTNTWVLARANRDRAKEFFQQVLISDVADIQGGTTSEGVHLAAMAGSVDLIQRCFTGLETRRDRIVLSPCWPPDDGPLTFSMHYRGHHLFVRISGRGAQISAAVRDVAPIIVECRGQVQQLSAGGTVRFPDA; encoded by the coding sequence GTGGCGATCCTGGATTTCGACGACGACATCGCCACCTCCGACACGGAGGCAATCAACTTGTCACGGCGGCTTTCGCAGGTCGGTATCAGAGCACGGGTAAGATCTCGTGATCACGCCGGCACTGATGGCGACCTCGAGAGACCCACTGCTGCACGCAATTACGAGCGGGCTGTCCTCATCACGGACTCACCGGCCGACGCGGCGGCCGGCCGCGCCGGCGGGTTCGCGCTCGTCATCGGGCTCGGCAACCCCGACGACCGTGAGGAGTTTCTACGCCGCGGCGCCGACGTGGTGGTCAATGACCTCGCCGAGGTCGTCGTCCACGACGGCGATCACCCGATGACGGCGCTGCCCGATGCCGTGGAGTCCGAGGGACAGCTTCGCGCCCTAATCACCAGTCGTGAGCCGTTGATCTGCCTCGACTTCGACGGCACGCTGTCGGCCATCGTGGCAGACCCCGGACAAGCCCACCTCGTCCCGGGCGCCGCTGAAGCGCTCGAGGAGCTCGCCGGGTTGTGTCCTGTCGCGATTCTGAGCGGTCGCGATCTCAGCGACATCCGGACACGCGTGGCACTACCCGGGCTCTGGTACGCGGGAAGCCACGGCATGGAACTACTCGGTCCTGACGGGACCACATTGTGTCCTGCCGGCGTCGGGGATTCAGAATTGGCGCAGGCCGCCGCCACCATGACCGAACGGCTTGCCGCCGTCCCGGGCGCTCGCATCGAGCCCAAGCGCTACGCCGTCACGGTGCACTATCGAAATGTCGCACCGCAGTACTGGGCCGAGGTCATCCGCACCGCACGCGACTGCGCGCGCCAGCACGGTTTGCGGACACTCGACGGCCGTAAAGTGATCGAGCTGCAACCCGATTTCGACTGGAACAAGGGCACCGCGTTGTCCTGGATCCGCGACCACGTGGTGCCCGGCGAACGTGGACTGCCGATCTACATCGGGGATGACCTGACCGACGAGGACGCCTTCGATGCCATCCGCCTCAGCGGCGTGCCGGTGGTGGTACAGCACAACGAAGCCGGTGGGCGTCCCACCGCGGCCCAGTACTCTGTCCGTGACCCCGCCGAAGTGTGTGAGTTCCTCCGGCTCTGTCGGAAGTGGCTTGCTCACGAACGAGACACCAAGGCGGCGTGGAGCTTTTCCTTCGACGGCTATGACCCGCCCAACGAAAAGCTCAGAGAGGCGCTGAGCACGGTAGGCAACGGCTACTTCGCCACACGGGGGGCCGCACCGGAAACGCGAGCAGGTCAGCTGCACTACCCTGGCACGTACGTCGCCGGGATCTACAACCGCCTCGTCGACGTCGTAGCCGGAAGGCAAACTCAGCACGAAAGTCTGGTCAACCTACCCAACTGGCTCCCGCTGACGTTCCGGATTCAGGGCGGTGACTGGTTCGATGTCGATGCTGTCCCAGTGCTTCGCTACCGACAGACGCTGGACCTGCGTAGCGCGGTGCTGACGCGGGAAATGCGCTTCCGTGACACCGCCGGACGCACCACAACGCTGACCCAGCAGCGGTTCGCATCGATGCACCAGCCGCATGTCGCCGCGTTGACGACAACCATCGTCGCCGAAGATTGGTCCGGCACAGTCGAAGTCAGGTCCACACTGGACGGGCGCACGCGCAACCTCGGTGTCGAGCGCTATCGCGATCTGTCGAGCACACATCTGTGTTCGGTCCGGACGATGGCGCTGTCCGACGACTCGGTGCTGATGACGGCCGAGACCAACCAGTCCCACGTCCAGGTTGCCGTCGCTTGCCGTACCCGGATGTGGCTTGACGGCTCGGTCACCTCCGTCCAATCGCAACTGGTGGATGACGAATTCGAGACGGGACACGAGATCGCCATGGAAGTAGCTGTCGGCCAGTCACTTTCGGTCGAGAAGGTGGCCACCATCGTCACCGGGCGCGATGTGGCCACATCGGACGCCGGCGACGCGGCCGCGCGACGACTGACACGCCTGGGCCGCATCTGCGATATTCGCAGGGCCCACGACATCACATGGAGCCAGCTGTGGGAACGTCTCGACATCACGTTCGACGGCCACATCGACGAACTGCGCATTCTGCGTCTGCACATGCTGCACCTACTGCAAACCGTTTCACCCAACACCGACGACCTTGACGTCGGCGTACCAGCGCGCGGCTTGCACGGCGAAGCGTACCGGGGCCACATTTTCTGGGACGAGGTTTTCATCTTCCCGGTTCTGAACCTGCGCTTCCCGGCGATAAGCCGCGCGCTGCTGCGCTACCGGTACCGGCGGTTGGAAGAAGCGCGCCGCGCCGCCGCGCTCACCGGCTACCGCGGGGCGATGTTTCCGTGGCAATCGGGCAGCGACGGACGCGAGGAGAGCCCGGAGGTCCATCTGAATCCCCGGTCAGGCCGGTGGAATCCCGACAGCAGCCGCCTCGCGCACCACATCGGAACGGCCGTGGCCTACAACGTGTGGCAGTACTACCAGACATCCGGGGATCTGGCGTACCTGATCGACCAGGGCGCGGAGTTACTGATCGAGATCGCCCGGTTCTGGGTCAGCAGGACCACCCACGACCCGACGGATGACCGCTACCGCATCGACGGTGTGATCGGGCCCGACGAGTTCCATTCGGGCTATCCCGACGCGCCCACAGACGGGGTCGACAACAATGCCTACACCAACGTCATGGCGGCCTGGGTCATCGTGCGGGCGCTCGACGCACTGGAAACGATGCCGCTGCCCCGACGGCTGGATCTGCTGGGAAGGCTGAGCCTGTCCGACAGCGAGCTCGCACACTGGGACGAGGTCAGTAGACACCTCTACGTGCCTTTTCATGACGGCATGATCAGCCAGTTCGATGGCTACGAGAACCTCGAAGAGCTGGATTGGGAGTCCTATCGAGCGCGCTACCCCAATATCCAGCGCCTCGATCGCATCCTCGAGGCGGAGGGGGACGACGTCAACCGGTACAAAGTGTCCAAACAAGCCGACGTGCTGATGTTGCTCTACTTGTTGTCCTCCGATGAACTGCGCGAACTGCTCGCGCGGCTCGGATACCGGCTCGCACCCGAGCGCATACCGGAGATGGTCACCTACTACCTGGCGCGCACATCAAACGGTTCGACGCTGAGCGCACTCACCAATACCTGGGTGTTGGCGCGAGCCAACCGCGATCGCGCAAAGGAATTCTTCCAGCAGGTGCTCATCTCCGACGTGGCCGACATCCAGGGCGGCACCACCTCCGAAGGTGTCCATCTCGCTGCCATGGCCGGCAGCGTCGACCTGATACAGCGGTGCTTCACCGGGTTGGAAACCCGACGGGACCGCATCGTCCTGTCCCCCTGCTGGCCACCCGACGACGGTCCGCTGACGTTCTCAATGCATTACCGAGGCCATCACCTGTTTGTTCGTATCAGCGGTCGGGGTGCGCAGATCAGCGCCGCCGTCCGAGACGTGGCGCCGATCATCGTCGAGTGCCGGGGTCAGGTCCAGCAACTCTCCGCCGGCGGGACCGTGCGCTTTCCGGACGCTTAG
- a CDS encoding Hsp20/alpha crystallin family protein encodes MSNLPAQQHRSFWPEITDLFAGLPSWGNLGSALGKHPIKVEDEIKDGKYQLQAEIPGVDPDKDVDVTVSDGILTIKAERSETTEQNGRSEFSYGSFIRSVRLPAGADDEGIKASYEKGILKISVPLKDPEVAAKRIAIESSK; translated from the coding sequence GTGAGTAATCTTCCTGCGCAGCAACATCGCTCGTTCTGGCCGGAGATCACCGACCTCTTCGCCGGACTTCCGTCCTGGGGGAATTTGGGCTCGGCCCTGGGCAAGCATCCCATCAAGGTCGAGGACGAGATCAAAGACGGCAAGTACCAGCTGCAAGCCGAGATTCCAGGAGTGGATCCGGACAAGGACGTCGACGTCACCGTCAGTGACGGCATCCTCACCATCAAAGCCGAACGCAGCGAGACCACCGAACAGAATGGCCGATCGGAATTCTCCTACGGGTCCTTCATACGCAGCGTTCGGCTGCCGGCCGGTGCCGATGACGAGGGCATCAAAGCAAGCTACGAAAAAGGAATTCTGAAGATCAGCGTCCCGCTGAAGGATCCCGAGGTAGCCGCGAAGCGCATCGCGATCGAATCGTCGAAGTGA
- a CDS encoding pyridoxamine 5'-phosphate oxidase family protein yields the protein MPKESQPVAILPESECWKLLSSVMLGRLITSVDGEPEVFPVNFAVQDRKLLFRTAEGTKLVSSATNHNVLFEADNYDQFEGWSVIVRGFTRLLQDDEIAAAEQAGLVPWTAPEKQHFVQIRPLRVTGRRFTFDRASTSE from the coding sequence ATGCCGAAAGAAAGCCAGCCGGTCGCCATCTTGCCGGAAAGCGAATGTTGGAAGCTGCTGTCGAGCGTGATGCTGGGGCGCCTCATCACCAGCGTCGACGGTGAACCTGAAGTTTTCCCGGTCAATTTCGCGGTACAAGACCGCAAACTGCTGTTCCGGACTGCCGAGGGCACCAAGTTGGTCAGCAGCGCGACCAACCACAACGTCCTCTTCGAGGCTGACAACTACGACCAGTTCGAAGGCTGGAGCGTGATCGTCCGGGGCTTCACCCGCCTCCTGCAGGACGACGAGATCGCCGCCGCCGAACAGGCGGGGTTGGTTCCCTGGACGGCCCCGGAAAAGCAGCATTTCGTGCAGATCCGTCCGCTGCGAGTCACCGGTCGGCGCTTTACGTTCGACCGCGCATCCACCTCGGAATAA
- a CDS encoding cation-transporting P-type ATPase, giving the protein MESCATTGAETELSPRRHRASISSCASIPEILQSLGTSPDGLTSDEAAARLVRTGPNSVRTHRVSALAVLLRQLNNEYNSTMSTTGTRPR; this is encoded by the coding sequence GTGGAGTCATGCGCGACGACGGGCGCCGAGACCGAGCTGAGCCCGCGGCGCCACCGAGCGTCGATTTCGTCATGCGCCTCCATCCCGGAAATCCTCCAATCGTTGGGCACGTCCCCAGACGGACTGACCAGCGATGAGGCCGCGGCCCGGTTGGTTCGGACGGGACCCAATTCGGTTCGCACCCATCGGGTCAGCGCGCTCGCGGTGCTGCTGCGTCAACTCAACAATGAGTACAACTCAACAATGAGTACAACCGGCACCCGCCCCAGGTGA
- a CDS encoding universal stress protein, producing the protein MASNETRYGILVGVDGSQESDAAIRWAAAEAKMLDAPITLMHAAAATVTTWPMAPLPDVFIEAEQENATIVIGRARDVLEAEAGAGHGLDVRTDVQYSSPVPALADASKEALMVVVGGSGMGALEKALLGSVSSGLVHYAHGPVVVVHTKDGRLPDSAAPVVLGVDGSPASEAATKVAFAEADRRRAELLAVHSWSDVGILPVPGRDLGEYEQRAEELLAERLAGWREEYPDVVVKRRVVRDKPAQRLLEEARDAQLLVVGSRGRGGFTGMVLGSVGSTVAQSAQVPVIVVRPR; encoded by the coding sequence ATGGCAAGCAACGAGACGCGGTACGGGATCCTTGTCGGAGTCGACGGCTCCCAGGAGTCCGACGCGGCGATCCGCTGGGCTGCCGCTGAGGCCAAGATGCTCGACGCGCCGATCACGCTGATGCACGCGGCGGCAGCCACGGTGACCACCTGGCCCATGGCTCCGCTGCCCGATGTGTTCATCGAAGCAGAGCAGGAGAACGCCACAATCGTGATCGGACGGGCCCGAGACGTCTTGGAGGCGGAAGCGGGTGCCGGTCATGGCCTGGACGTCCGCACAGACGTGCAGTACTCGAGCCCGGTTCCGGCACTCGCCGACGCGTCCAAGGAAGCGTTGATGGTGGTGGTCGGCGGCAGCGGCATGGGCGCACTGGAGAAGGCGTTACTCGGTTCTGTGAGCAGCGGACTGGTGCACTATGCGCATGGCCCGGTCGTGGTCGTCCACACCAAGGATGGCCGGCTGCCAGATAGCGCCGCGCCCGTTGTCCTTGGCGTCGACGGGTCACCCGCATCAGAAGCTGCGACCAAGGTGGCCTTCGCCGAAGCCGACAGACGCCGAGCGGAACTCCTCGCCGTGCACTCCTGGAGCGACGTCGGAATACTGCCCGTGCCGGGCAGGGACCTGGGCGAATACGAACAACGCGCCGAGGAGCTGCTCGCAGAACGTCTGGCCGGATGGCGCGAAGAGTATCCCGATGTGGTGGTGAAGCGTCGCGTGGTCCGCGACAAGCCAGCGCAGCGGCTGCTCGAGGAGGCCCGCGACGCCCAACTGTTGGTCGTCGGAAGCCGCGGCCGAGGGGGCTTCACCGGAATGGTGCTGGGCTCAGTGGGCTCTACCGTGGCGCAGTCCGCGCAGGTGCCCGTGATCGTGGTGCGTCCCCGGTAG
- a CDS encoding universal stress protein: protein MTASIGSDPGQSSARQAVVAGIDGSETSTNAARWAASLAHHLRTPLHLVHSAVTAGSYLTDAAVEAIKAAATADQYAAAQNILTMTGKAVHRDFPELPVTTEVVAEPADTVLIRRSRQAQFVVLGCEDISRATALLLGSTSLSVTTRAECPVIAWRNLPAPSTASVVVGVDGTEAGMAALAAAFTLADRLDAPVKAVHAWSTALPADHAALPYLIDWDAVERAEETVLISAVSPWTERFPGVEVEYVVEQARPSRLLLDHLKYAQLVVVGNHRGSALATALLGSTTLNMLHHSPVPVLVCHAEDRPGL, encoded by the coding sequence ATGACCGCTTCGATCGGCTCCGACCCCGGTCAGTCGAGTGCCCGGCAGGCGGTAGTGGCCGGAATCGACGGCTCGGAAACCAGTACCAACGCGGCACGGTGGGCAGCGAGTCTGGCACATCATCTCAGGACGCCGCTGCACCTCGTGCACTCCGCGGTCACGGCGGGGTCCTATCTCACGGACGCGGCGGTGGAAGCCATCAAGGCGGCCGCGACCGCCGACCAGTATGCCGCCGCACAGAACATTCTCACCATGACCGGCAAAGCGGTGCACCGCGACTTCCCGGAGCTGCCGGTCACCACGGAGGTGGTGGCCGAACCTGCCGATACTGTCTTGATCCGGCGAAGCCGCCAGGCCCAGTTCGTCGTGCTCGGTTGCGAGGACATCAGCCGCGCAACGGCATTGCTACTCGGATCGACATCGCTGTCGGTGACCACGCGTGCCGAGTGCCCCGTGATCGCCTGGCGGAACCTGCCCGCGCCGAGCACCGCGTCGGTTGTTGTGGGCGTGGACGGCACCGAGGCAGGCATGGCGGCCCTGGCCGCTGCTTTCACCCTGGCAGACCGGTTAGATGCGCCCGTCAAGGCGGTGCACGCCTGGTCGACGGCGTTGCCGGCCGATCACGCGGCCCTGCCCTACCTCATCGACTGGGATGCCGTCGAACGCGCAGAGGAAACGGTACTCATCTCCGCAGTGAGCCCGTGGACCGAACGCTTCCCCGGTGTCGAAGTCGAATACGTCGTCGAACAGGCCAGGCCCAGCCGCTTACTTCTCGATCACCTCAAATATGCCCAACTCGTGGTCGTGGGCAACCACCGCGGTAGTGCCCTGGCGACGGCACTGCTCGGGTCCACCACTCTGAACATGTTGCACCACAGTCCGGTTCCCGTTCTGGTGTGCCACGCCGAGGATCGTCCGGGCCTCTAG
- a CDS encoding bifunctional aminoglycoside phosphotransferase/ATP-binding protein, with translation MTEGPVVNVTARDTATSSAAAEIHETHTGIVILIGDRAFKIKKPVRTDFLDFTTVEAREGVCAHEVALNSRLAPQSYLGVGHFADPGGRQPPEPVVVMRRYPDQYRLRSMIERGEPTEQHLATLAGLLATFHARAARSPSIDECGTPAAITERWQENLTELDRHAGEVVAADAVAEVRRLAMRFLAGRTTLFATRITERHIVDGHGDLLTDDIFCTPEGPVPLDCLEFDEQLRYVDTIDDAAFLAMDLEFQGRPDLADFFLGHYRAAAQDSEAPRSLADSYIAYRAVVRAKVDCIRFTQGHHEADIDAGRHLDIALSHLRAATVRVVLVGGGPGTGKTTLATALAEALDAGVVSTDVVRRELQQAGAITGEAGVVNAGLYAPGNVDQVYEAALERAGRSLDNGISVILDGTWRDLRQRRKAAALAQQKSAVLVELVCLAELSEAQERIVRRRSAVSDATAQIASEITTGPWQGAHVVNTGRPLSESAAEAAQICHMAI, from the coding sequence ATGACCGAAGGCCCGGTTGTGAATGTCACTGCTCGGGACACCGCAACGTCGAGCGCTGCCGCTGAGATTCACGAAACCCACACGGGCATTGTCATTCTGATCGGTGACCGGGCATTCAAGATCAAGAAGCCGGTGCGGACGGACTTTCTCGACTTCACCACTGTCGAGGCACGTGAGGGCGTCTGCGCCCACGAAGTCGCGCTCAACAGCCGACTTGCCCCACAGAGCTATCTCGGTGTCGGTCACTTTGCTGACCCGGGCGGCCGGCAACCCCCAGAACCGGTTGTCGTGATGAGACGTTATCCGGATCAGTACCGCTTGCGGTCGATGATCGAGCGCGGCGAACCGACCGAACAACACCTGGCAACGCTGGCCGGCCTCCTGGCTACCTTTCACGCCCGAGCCGCCCGCTCCCCCAGCATCGACGAGTGCGGGACGCCGGCGGCGATCACTGAACGCTGGCAGGAAAACCTCACCGAATTGGATCGTCATGCCGGCGAGGTCGTGGCCGCCGACGCAGTAGCCGAAGTCAGGCGGCTGGCGATGCGCTTTCTCGCCGGCCGGACCACACTGTTCGCTACCCGCATCACTGAACGACACATCGTCGATGGCCACGGCGACCTGTTGACCGACGACATCTTCTGCACGCCCGAAGGCCCGGTGCCCTTGGACTGTCTGGAATTCGATGAGCAGTTGCGCTACGTCGACACCATCGACGACGCAGCCTTTCTCGCGATGGATCTCGAATTCCAGGGCCGACCAGACCTCGCCGACTTCTTCCTGGGGCACTACCGGGCCGCGGCCCAGGACAGTGAAGCGCCCCGATCGTTGGCGGATTCTTACATCGCTTACCGTGCAGTCGTACGGGCAAAAGTCGACTGCATCAGGTTCACCCAGGGACACCACGAAGCCGATATCGACGCCGGACGACATCTCGATATCGCGTTGAGCCATCTGCGGGCGGCCACCGTACGGGTGGTTCTCGTCGGTGGCGGCCCGGGGACCGGGAAGACAACCTTGGCCACTGCCTTGGCTGAAGCTCTGGACGCAGGCGTTGTGTCCACCGACGTCGTACGGCGCGAACTCCAACAAGCCGGTGCCATCACCGGCGAGGCCGGCGTTGTGAACGCCGGCTTGTACGCCCCCGGCAACGTCGATCAGGTGTACGAGGCCGCGCTCGAACGGGCCGGCCGCAGCCTCGACAACGGGATATCGGTGATCCTCGACGGTACCTGGCGCGATCTGCGGCAGCGGCGAAAAGCCGCTGCGCTCGCACAGCAGAAATCCGCCGTACTGGTCGAACTCGTCTGCCTTGCCGAGCTTTCCGAGGCACAAGAGAGAATCGTCAGGCGGCGGTCGGCGGTCTCGGATGCCACGGCACAGATCGCTTCGGAGATCACCACCGGGCCGTGGCAGGGTGCGCACGTCGTCAACACCGGGCGTCCGTTGTCCGAATCGGCTGCCGAAGCCGCGCAGATCTGTCACATGGCCATCTGA
- the dosR gene encoding hypoxia response regulator transcription factor DosR/DevR, producing the protein MVTVFLVDDHEVVRRGLIDLLSAEPDLQVIGEAGTVAEALGRIPALQPDVAVLDVRLPDGNGIELCRDLLSRLPDLRCLMLTSFTSDEAMLDAILAGASGYVVKDIKGMELAKAIKEVGAGRSLLDNRAAAALMAKLRGVAEHTDPLSGLSDQERVLLDLLGEGLTNKQIAARMFLAEKTVKNYVSRLLAKLGMERRTQAAVFVSKLHRSADRDES; encoded by the coding sequence ATGGTCACGGTTTTTCTGGTTGATGACCACGAGGTGGTCCGACGTGGATTGATCGACTTGCTGAGCGCCGAGCCGGACCTGCAGGTCATCGGTGAAGCCGGCACGGTGGCCGAGGCTCTCGGCCGGATTCCCGCTCTGCAGCCGGATGTGGCCGTGCTGGATGTGCGACTGCCGGACGGCAACGGCATCGAGTTGTGCCGCGACCTGCTGTCACGTCTGCCGGATCTGCGCTGCCTGATGTTGACGTCGTTCACCTCGGACGAGGCGATGCTCGACGCGATTCTCGCCGGCGCCAGCGGGTACGTCGTCAAAGACATCAAAGGAATGGAGCTCGCGAAGGCGATCAAAGAGGTCGGTGCCGGTCGGTCGTTGCTGGACAACCGGGCGGCGGCGGCTCTGATGGCCAAATTGCGGGGTGTTGCCGAGCACACTGACCCGTTGTCGGGGCTCAGCGATCAAGAACGGGTACTGCTGGACCTCCTGGGGGAGGGCCTGACCAACAAGCAGATCGCCGCCAGGATGTTCCTCGCCGAGAAGACCGTCAAAAACTACGTTTCGCGGCTTCTCGCGAAACTCGGGATGGAACGCCGAACCCAGGCGGCGGTGTTCGTGTCCAAGCTGCATCGCAGTGCCGACCGCGACGAAAGTTGA
- a CDS encoding sensor histidine kinase produces the protein MTGSVAGGAEHAKPLSETLSQLRLRELLGEVRDRVEEIVESRDRLDGLVEAMLAVTSGLDLDATLRTIVHTAIELIDARYGALGIRGHDHELIEFIYEGIDDETREKIGRLPQGRGVLGVLIDDPQPIRLLNICEHPASVGFPPHHPPMRTFLGVPIRIRDDVFGNLYLAEKASGQPFSEDDQVLTQALAAAAGIAIDNARLFEESRTRQAWIEATRDIGTELLGGAEPARVFRLVAEEALKLTNADVALVAVPADNEAPAAEVQELLVVEAAGNIHLDAASALPIPVSGNAIGQAYRQRMPLLASALDVPTDIFDAVGPVLILPMRTTESVVGVAVLMRGADSHSFNAEHLAMMAAFVDQAALAWELANTQARVRELDVLSDRDRIARDLHDHVIQRLFAVGLTLQGTIPRTRSPEAQRRLTDCVDDLQSVIQEIRTAIFDLHGGSANVTRLRQRLDETIAQFGTAEIRTTVQYVGPLSVIDPGLADHAEAAVQEAVSNAVRHSGATEMSVLVTVDDELCIEVADNGAGVPPGGTLAESGLANLRCRAEEAGGSFTISSEQGSGTTLRWAAPLP, from the coding sequence GTGACCGGTTCGGTGGCCGGCGGTGCTGAGCATGCCAAGCCGCTGAGCGAAACGTTATCGCAGCTGCGGCTGCGCGAGTTGCTCGGTGAGGTCCGCGACCGCGTCGAGGAGATCGTCGAAAGTCGCGACAGGTTGGATGGTTTGGTCGAAGCCATGCTCGCGGTCACGTCGGGCCTGGATCTCGATGCGACGCTGCGGACCATCGTTCACACCGCCATCGAACTGATCGACGCCCGCTACGGTGCGCTGGGTATTCGTGGTCACGATCACGAACTTATCGAATTCATATACGAGGGGATCGACGACGAGACCCGGGAGAAGATCGGTCGGCTCCCGCAGGGGCGGGGCGTGCTGGGCGTACTCATCGACGACCCCCAGCCGATTCGGCTGTTGAATATCTGCGAACACCCCGCATCCGTGGGCTTTCCGCCGCACCACCCACCGATGCGGACATTCCTCGGGGTACCTATCCGTATTCGCGATGACGTATTCGGCAATCTCTATTTGGCGGAGAAGGCTTCCGGCCAACCCTTCAGCGAAGACGACCAGGTGCTGACACAAGCGCTGGCTGCCGCAGCGGGCATCGCCATCGACAATGCGCGTCTCTTCGAGGAGTCCCGCACCCGGCAGGCGTGGATTGAAGCCACTCGCGATATCGGCACCGAACTCTTGGGCGGAGCCGAACCTGCCCGCGTCTTCCGCTTGGTGGCAGAAGAGGCCCTGAAGTTGACCAATGCCGACGTAGCCCTGGTTGCGGTACCCGCCGACAACGAAGCGCCGGCGGCCGAGGTCCAGGAATTGCTGGTGGTCGAAGCCGCGGGCAACATTCACCTCGACGCCGCGTCGGCACTGCCAATTCCGGTGTCCGGCAACGCTATCGGACAGGCGTATCGGCAACGTATGCCCTTGTTGGCAAGTGCGCTCGACGTCCCGACCGACATCTTCGACGCTGTGGGCCCGGTGCTGATATTGCCGATGCGTACCACGGAGTCGGTGGTGGGCGTGGCGGTCCTGATGCGGGGGGCAGATTCGCACTCATTCAACGCGGAGCATCTGGCGATGATGGCTGCATTCGTCGACCAGGCCGCCCTTGCCTGGGAACTGGCCAATACGCAGGCCAGGGTGCGCGAGCTCGATGTGTTGAGCGATCGGGATCGGATTGCGCGCGACCTGCACGACCACGTCATCCAGCGGTTGTTCGCCGTCGGTTTGACGTTGCAGGGCACCATTCCCCGCACCCGTTCGCCAGAGGCTCAGCGCCGCCTGACGGACTGCGTCGACGACTTGCAGAGCGTGATACAGGAAATCCGCACCGCGATCTTTGATCTGCACGGTGGGTCGGCCAATGTCACTCGGCTGCGGCAACGGCTTGACGAAACCATCGCACAGTTCGGCACCGCCGAAATACGAACGACGGTGCAGTATGTGGGGCCGCTGTCGGTGATCGATCCCGGACTCGCCGACCATGCCGAGGCGGCCGTGCAGGAGGCGGTCAGCAACGCGGTGCGGCATTCGGGGGCAACCGAAATGTCTGTGCTCGTCACGGTCGACGACGAGTTGTGTATCGAGGTTGCCGACAATGGTGCCGGTGTCCCGCCGGGCGGCACGCTCGCCGAAAGTGGGCTGGCGAACCTGCGCTGCCGTGCCGAAGAGGCAGGCGGTTCGTTCACGATCAGTTCGGAACAGGGCAGCGGCACCACGCTGCGGTGGGCTGCACCGTTACCGTGA